In Deltaproteobacteria bacterium, the DNA window ATAAAGCCCCTGCACCTTGTCGATCAGAAAGGCGATGATTTCCCGCTGCGCCTTCTCGTCGAACTCACCGTTCTTGTCAAATGCAGTCAGCACAGGCGGGATGATTCCCCTGATCTTTCCCTCTTCTCCCATCTCGATAGCCTCCTCTCGGTACATGGTTTTCGGCTGAAATCCCCGTGATTGTCAGCCCTTTCCCTCAGGCGCCGTAACAATGGCTCAAAACCTCGTGAACCGTTGTCTCGCTCGCCGTGATCTCCTTGATGACTCTCCCCTGCCGCAAGACGATAATTCTATCACATACGCCGACGAGCTCCTCGAGTTCAGAGGAGATATAGAGAATCCCCACCCCTCCCCCGGCCAACCGCCTCACCAGCTTGTAGATCTCGAATTTTGATCCCACATCGATACCACGCGTCGGCTCGTCGAAGATCATCACCCTGTTCTTCCCGATCAGCCATTTGCCCAGTACTAGCTTCTGCTGGTTCCCGCCGCTCAGCAACTCGGCGTTCTGCCCGATCCCTGAGGTCTGAATGGAAAGGGATCTCACGATTCCTTTCGCGGACAGGCGTTCCCTTTTCCTGCTCAGGATCTGAGGACACCAACGGGCCAGCTTGAAAAGCCTCAGGTTGGCAAGGGTCAGGTTCTCTCGAACGTTCATGCTCAGGACCAGGCCTTGTCTTCTCCGCTCCTCAGGGACGAGCGCTATGCCGTGGCCGACGGCATCAGAGGCGGACCGGATATGGACCGGCTTTCCATCCAAACGGATCTCCCCGCCGTCATACGCCATGGTACCGAAAAGAGCGCTTGCCACCTCGGTCCTGCCGGATCCGACAAGTCCCGCAAGGCCGAGGATCTCACCCTGGTGGAGCTCGAAGTCGACTCCCTGCAGCCGGTCTCCCATGCAGAGTCCGGAAACGGATAGAACAGTCCGGCCCAAGGCCTGAGGTCGACCGCGACGGGGAAACCGGTCGGCGAGGCTCCTCCCGATCATCGATGAGGCCAGATCCTTTGCGCTGATCTCGTCGACACCCGCGGTCAGGACCCGCTGGCCGTCCTTCAAGACCGTGACGCGTTGCGCGATCTCGAAAATCTCCTCCAACCTGTGCGAGATGTAGATCACACTGGCTCCGCTTCGCTGCAGGGAGCGGACGACCTCGAAGAGCTCTTCCACCTCCCTCTTGCTGAGCGAGGCCGTAGGCTCATCCATTACGACGATTCTCCCTTCGGAGTAAAGAGCCCTTGCTATGGCCACGATCCATTGATGGCCGACCGAGAGCTCCTGGGCAGGAGTCCTCGGGTTGATCTCTATCCCGAGCCTTTCCAGGACCCGAGAAGCCCTGTTGAACAGATCCCTCCATCGAATCGTTCCGAGTATCCCCCTGGGATATCTGTCACCCAGAACTATATTCTCGCCGATACTGAACCAGGGCACAAGGTTCAACTCCTGGTGGATGAATCGCATTCCCAACCGGTGGGACATCTGGGGAGTCAATTCACGCAACTCCTCTCCGTCCAAGAGGATCCTTCCAGAGTCTTTGGGATATATCCCCGCGAGGACCTTTATAAGGGTCGATTTGCCCGCCCCATTCTGTCCCACCAGGGCGTGCACTTCCCCGGGCATCAGATCGAAATCGACACGATCCAGCGCCACTGTCCCCGGGAATCGCTTCACGATCTCAAGCATCTCCAATCTGGCTCGATCCGTCATATTC includes these proteins:
- a CDS encoding dihydrodipicolinate synthase family protein produces the protein MGEEGKIRGIIPPVLTAFDKNGEFDEKAQREIIAFLIDKVQGLY
- a CDS encoding sugar ABC transporter ATP-binding protein, with translation MTDRARLEMLEIVKRFPGTVALDRVDFDLMPGEVHALVGQNGAGKSTLIKVLAGIYPKDSGRILLDGEELRELTPQMSHRLGMRFIHQELNLVPWFSIGENIVLGDRYPRGILGTIRWRDLFNRASRVLERLGIEINPRTPAQELSVGHQWIVAIARALYSEGRIVVMDEPTASLSKREVEELFEVVRSLQRSGASVIYISHRLEEIFEIAQRVTVLKDGQRVLTAGVDEISAKDLASSMIGRSLADRFPRRGRPQALGRTVLSVSGLCMGDRLQGVDFELHQGEILGLAGLVGSGRTEVASALFGTMAYDGGEIRLDGKPVHIRSASDAVGHGIALVPEERRRQGLVLSMNVRENLTLANLRLFKLARWCPQILSRKRERLSAKGIVRSLSIQTSGIGQNAELLSGGNQQKLVLGKWLIGKNRVMIFDEPTRGIDVGSKFEIYKLVRRLAGGGVGILYISSELEELVGVCDRIIVLRQGRVIKEITASETTVHEVLSHCYGA